One Candidatus Paceibacterota bacterium genomic window carries:
- the rpsK gene encoding 30S ribosomal protein S11, producing MRARAYSKIPKKKIEAGSVYIEATYNNTRITFTDTQGNVLIWASAGGLGFKGAKKSTPFAASKVAELISDKAKMIGVKEVNIEIKGVGPGRESALRTIGNQGIEINSIKDTTPIPHNGPSPKKPRRV from the coding sequence AATCGAGGCGGGTTCTGTTTACATTGAAGCGACATACAATAATACCCGCATAACTTTTACGGATACGCAGGGCAATGTCCTCATATGGGCTTCGGCCGGAGGTCTTGGGTTCAAAGGGGCGAAAAAATCAACCCCTTTCGCGGCTTCCAAGGTGGCTGAACTTATTTCCGATAAGGCAAAAATGATAGGCGTTAAAGAAGTCAACATAGAAATAAAAGGAGTCGGACCGGGCAGAGAATCGGCGTTAAGAACCATTGGCAATCAAGGAATCGAGATAAATTCCATAAAAGACACCACCCCGATTCCGCATAACGGCCCTTCGCCGAAAAAACCGAGAAGGGTATAA